The following proteins are co-located in the Trichormus variabilis 0441 genome:
- a CDS encoding transposase encodes MHSESRRQQLLNMIFDRFGDGGDGEDSAKALTTNITICAWVTLPNHYHLLVQIVNFDVLSDLFRQIHGVTSRQWNLEDNVIKRKIWYSWSDRAIRSERHYHTTLNYIHYNPVKHGLVTSPYDWLESSVNWYLQVYGRQWLRDCWVKYPVRDYGKDWDL; translated from the coding sequence ATGCACTCTGAATCTCGTCGTCAGCAATTGCTAAATATGATATTTGATAGGTTTGGTGATGGTGGAGATGGCGAAGACAGTGCTAAAGCACTTACTACGAACATAACGATTTGTGCTTGGGTGACTTTACCAAATCATTATCATTTATTAGTTCAGATTGTAAATTTTGATGTCTTAAGTGACTTGTTTCGCCAGATACATGGAGTTACTTCACGTCAATGGAATCTTGAAGATAATGTAATCAAGCGGAAAATTTGGTATTCTTGGAGCGACCGCGCTATTCGCTCTGAAAGACATTACCATACAACCCTTAACTACATACATTACAACCCAGTCAAACATGGTTTAGTAACATCTCCTTATGACTGGCTTGAAAGTAGTGTTAACTGGTATTTACAAGTTTACGGGAGACAGTGGTTACGTGATTGCTGGGTTAAATATCCAGTGCGAGATTATGGCAAAGACTGGGATTTGTAA
- a CDS encoding glycosyltransferase family 4 protein, whose product MNKKNTNSALDNLIPPEIKNDEFYVAIQDIVKNEEIKTILEIGSSSGEGSTEAFVTGIRQNTNNPILFCMEVSKTRFNELKNRYKNENFVKVYNTSSVPIESFPNEQEVIDFYKNTTNNLKLYPLESVLNWLYQDIEYVKECGYSENGIKTIKNENNIDYFDLVLIDGSEFTGSAELDEVYGAKYILLDDINTFKNHNNFHKLLKDHNYSIIKYNQEIRNGYAIFRRNNKIELPIHFFTIVLNGEPFIRYHIDIFKQLPFKWHWHIVEGVADLKHDTSWSVKLGGHISNDFHKNGRSCDGTTEYIDELLQLYPDNITVYRQPEGTFWDGKRNMVNAPLTNIQEECLLWQVDVDELWTLEQICTAREMFISNPDKTAAFYWCWYFVGENLIISTRNCYAHNPQQEWLRTWRFKPGCIWAAHEPPVLVEPLANGEYKNLATVNPFLHPETEAYNLVFQHFAYVTPEQLSFKEKYYGYKNAVERWSNLQENSKFPILLREYFPWVYDETQVDTVNHSGIVPIAQRDENDKSWRFLQPEEVQQQINKISKPSPMILIDGIFFQLYQTGIARVWKSLLEEWSNKEFAKHILFIDRAGTAPKVSGIKYLNLPRYNYKDTNHERELLQQVCDQEGVDLFISSYYTTPITTPSVFMAYDMIPEVMKWDVSNPMWQDKHQAIEHASAYIAISKNTAFDLTQCFNQISLESVILAYCGVSSTFAPSTLDDISLFKTKYGITKPYFLLPGVGSGYKNSILFFQAFSELVSSYGFDIVVTGGGGGLDAQFRNYTFGSVVHSLQLSDEELAIAYSGAVALVYPSKYEGFGMPVIEAMACGCPVITCPNASIPEVAGEAAIYVKDDDIDELANALCEVQKPAIRQSLITAGLAQAQKFSWSTMAEIVSSTLINTTLLSLNLREINLIIFPDWSESEDLIGLELTQIIKTLATHPDSDKTTLLIDTTNFLTEDAELLLSSATMNLLMEEDLDITDGIEISLVANLSDIQWEALLPRIHGRITLEHENQEALKQVKAENLTSYELTSFSQVCEEEFFFT is encoded by the coding sequence ATGAATAAAAAAAATACTAATTCTGCTTTAGATAATTTAATTCCTCCTGAAATCAAAAATGATGAATTTTATGTAGCTATTCAGGATATTGTTAAGAATGAAGAAATTAAAACAATTTTAGAAATTGGTTCATCTTCGGGAGAAGGAAGTACAGAGGCATTTGTTACAGGAATCCGACAAAATACGAATAATCCCATCTTGTTTTGCATGGAAGTATCGAAGACAAGATTTAATGAGCTAAAAAATAGGTATAAAAATGAAAATTTTGTAAAAGTATATAACACATCATCTGTTCCTATCGAAAGCTTTCCTAATGAACAGGAAGTGATAGATTTTTATAAAAACACTACTAACAATCTTAAGCTTTATCCATTAGAAAGCGTTCTTAACTGGCTGTATCAAGATATTGAATATGTCAAAGAATGTGGATACTCTGAGAATGGAATTAAAACAATTAAAAATGAGAATAACATTGATTATTTTGATTTAGTATTAATTGACGGCTCAGAATTTACAGGTAGTGCAGAATTAGATGAAGTTTATGGAGCAAAATATATTCTTTTAGATGATATTAATACATTTAAAAATCATAATAACTTTCATAAATTATTAAAAGATCATAATTATTCAATCATTAAATACAACCAAGAAATACGTAACGGCTATGCTATTTTTAGACGCAATAATAAGATAGAATTACCTATCCATTTTTTCACTATTGTTCTCAACGGAGAACCCTTTATCCGTTATCACATCGACATTTTTAAACAGCTACCTTTTAAATGGCATTGGCATATTGTTGAGGGTGTTGCCGACTTAAAACATGATACTAGCTGGAGTGTTAAGTTAGGTGGACATATTAGCAATGACTTTCATAAAAATGGACGTAGTTGTGATGGCACTACAGAATATATAGATGAACTACTGCAACTTTATCCAGACAATATTACAGTTTACCGCCAACCAGAGGGTACTTTCTGGGACGGAAAGCGAAATATGGTAAATGCACCACTTACAAATATTCAAGAAGAATGTTTGTTGTGGCAAGTGGATGTTGATGAACTATGGACTTTAGAGCAGATTTGTACTGCTAGAGAAATGTTCATTAGTAACCCAGATAAAACAGCTGCTTTCTATTGGTGTTGGTACTTTGTTGGCGAAAATTTAATTATTAGCACTCGTAACTGTTACGCACATAATCCTCAGCAAGAGTGGTTAAGAACTTGGCGATTTAAACCAGGATGTATTTGGGCTGCACACGAGCCACCTGTGTTAGTAGAACCCTTAGCCAATGGTGAATATAAAAATTTAGCTACTGTTAATCCTTTTCTGCATCCAGAAACAGAAGCATATAATTTAGTATTCCAGCATTTTGCTTATGTCACACCAGAACAATTAAGCTTCAAAGAAAAATACTATGGTTATAAAAATGCTGTTGAACGATGGAGTAATTTACAAGAAAACAGCAAATTTCCTATTTTATTAAGAGAATATTTTCCTTGGGTTTACGATGAAACTCAGGTAGATACTGTAAATCACTCTGGAATAGTTCCGATTGCTCAAAGAGACGAGAACGATAAAAGCTGGCGATTTTTACAACCAGAGGAAGTACAGCAGCAAATTAATAAAATCAGTAAACCATCACCGATGATTCTCATTGATGGGATATTTTTTCAACTTTACCAAACTGGGATTGCTCGTGTTTGGAAATCACTTTTGGAAGAATGGTCAAATAAAGAATTTGCTAAACATATTTTATTCATTGACCGGGCTGGAACTGCGCCTAAAGTATCTGGAATTAAGTATTTAAATTTACCTCGTTATAACTATAAAGACACCAATCATGAACGAGAACTATTACAGCAAGTATGTGATCAAGAGGGTGTAGATTTATTTATTTCATCTTACTACACAACGCCAATCACAACACCTTCTGTATTCATGGCTTATGACATGATTCCAGAAGTCATGAAATGGGATGTGAGTAATCCCATGTGGCAAGATAAACACCAAGCAATAGAACACGCATCTGCTTATATAGCTATTTCTAAAAATACAGCATTTGATTTAACACAATGCTTTAATCAAATATCTTTAGAGTCAGTTATTCTAGCCTATTGCGGTGTTAGTAGCACCTTTGCGCCATCCACATTGGATGACATCAGTCTTTTCAAGACAAAGTATGGCATTACCAAGCCTTACTTCTTATTACCTGGGGTTGGTTCTGGCTATAAGAATAGTATTTTATTCTTCCAAGCTTTTTCAGAACTTGTGAGTAGCTATGGTTTTGATATTGTGGTTACAGGTGGCGGAGGTGGATTAGATGCTCAGTTTAGAAACTACACATTTGGTAGTGTGGTTCATAGTTTACAACTGAGTGACGAAGAGTTAGCAATAGCTTACTCTGGTGCTGTGGCTTTAGTTTATCCTTCTAAATATGAAGGTTTTGGGATGCCTGTAATTGAAGCAATGGCTTGTGGTTGTCCTGTGATTACCTGTCCTAATGCTTCAATTCCAGAAGTAGCTGGAGAAGCCGCAATCTATGTCAAGGATGATGATATAGATGAACTAGCAAATGCACTATGCGAAGTACAAAAACCTGCTATACGTCAATCATTAATTACTGCTGGTTTAGCCCAAGCGCAAAAATTTTCTTGGTCAACAATGGCAGAAATTGTCAGTTCTACTTTAATTAATACAACTCTTTTATCATTAAATTTAAGAGAAATTAATTTAATTATTTTCCCAGATTGGTCAGAGTCGGAAGATTTAATTGGTTTAGAATTGACGCAGATAATTAAGACACTGGCAACTCATCCTGATAGCGACAAAACTACTTTATTGATTGATACTACTAATTTTTTAACTGAAGATGCTGAGTTGTTGTTATCTAGTGCGACTATGAATCTTCTGATGGAAGAAGACTTAGATATTACTGATGGAATAGAAATTTCTTTGGTGGCAAATTTGTCTGATATTCAGTGGGAAGCTTTACTACCTCGCATTCACGGCAGAATTACTCTAGAACATGAAAATCAAGAAGCACTGAAACAAGTAAAAGCAGAAAATCTCACATCTTATGAGTTAACAAGTTTTAGCCAAGTATGCGAGGAAGAGTTTTTTTTTACCTAA
- a CDS encoding tetratricopeptide repeat protein, whose product MAKSGEDYLEIRKRQIERKKRIFTIVSIISFVGSTAFAVVPSIQRAIQNPPPVTPTTSAESSLQEQAKGYELVLQREPNNQTALEKLSLVRVQLKDFKGARAVLEKLVKLHPDRQDYQVILEDMKKKEKEPK is encoded by the coding sequence ATGGCTAAGTCAGGCGAAGACTATCTTGAGATCCGAAAAAGGCAGATTGAACGTAAAAAAAGAATTTTTACGATAGTTTCAATTATTTCCTTTGTTGGTTCTACCGCATTTGCAGTTGTTCCATCTATTCAACGGGCTATACAGAATCCACCGCCAGTAACTCCAACTACATCTGCTGAGTCTTCGTTACAAGAGCAAGCCAAAGGTTACGAATTAGTTTTACAGCGTGAACCGAATAATCAAACAGCGTTAGAGAAGCTGTCTTTAGTACGCGTACAGTTAAAAGATTTTAAAGGTGCAAGAGCAGTTTTGGAAAAGCTAGTAAAACTGCATCCTGATAGACAAGATTATCAGGTGATTTTGGAAGATATGAAGAAAAAAGAAAAAGAACCTAAATAA
- a CDS encoding DUF4327 family protein, which yields MTQQVLHPMVKLQRNVQSLVESNIIKPTDSIWKIALLYGNDWQHWKQELLDFGFTMQDPIGDLLAVESWDED from the coding sequence ATGACTCAGCAAGTACTTCACCCAATGGTGAAATTGCAGCGTAACGTGCAATCACTCGTTGAATCGAATATTATCAAGCCGACTGATAGCATTTGGAAGATTGCGCTGCTCTATGGTAATGACTGGCAGCACTGGAAACAGGAGCTACTAGATTTCGGATTTACAATGCAAGATCCAATTGGCGATTTACTCGCGGTTGAATCTTGGGATGAAGATTAG
- a CDS encoding four helix bundle protein, with the protein MGDRGFESLDFYQDSLRLLKAAYRLADSLPDHERYNLSDQLRRAASSILLNIAEGYGRYHYLDRLRFMYIARGSLAETKSAFVIAESLGYCNTDQLNWVTQLKDQIEKSLNGYCRFIRSQQQGKEEFGTRFRD; encoded by the coding sequence ATGGGGGATAGGGGTTTTGAGTCTTTAGACTTCTATCAAGATAGTCTTAGGTTACTGAAAGCTGCTTATAGACTTGCAGATAGCTTGCCAGATCATGAGCGTTACAATTTGAGCGATCAGTTACGTAGAGCAGCATCTAGTATCTTGCTAAACATAGCGGAAGGCTACGGGCGCTATCACTATCTAGATAGATTGCGCTTTATGTATATTGCTCGTGGCTCATTAGCCGAGACTAAAAGCGCCTTCGTTATTGCTGAGAGCTTGGGTTATTGCAACACAGACCAACTAAACTGGGTAACTCAACTAAAAGACCAAATCGAAAAAAGTCTTAACGGTTACTGTCGCTTCATCCGTTCCCAGCAACAAGGCAAAGAAGAATTCGGAACTAGGTTCAGGGATTGA